One window of the Zea mays cultivar B73 chromosome 3, Zm-B73-REFERENCE-NAM-5.0, whole genome shotgun sequence genome contains the following:
- the LOC100281444 gene encoding protein kinase domain containing protein isoform X3, which translates to MPLAAAAAAVAACPSPIGLTRSLCRIEAHPRRRRRFRLEANSSASTSAPAPTAADEGGGAGLCPVVRFDMADFTVADRVSVGLHGRSDEMIFEATVCDPSSELYGSTVVLRQLKSLQAKRRGRRALEVLKKLARRQMMYHSYALQVHGYIAPCNAVEEEDVPLVLVHGYHGSHSLRHWLQLSDWIPTLEATLALDEEQVRRVGDDSVGGPAVTRQLRLIRILMRDLLIGVNYLHSHGLAHTELRIENVHVSPIDKHVKGSEGISWGPNQQSFPLGDQVGILGNAADFQDNDLSSSTIASNNDRRKMMIAFDMRCVGFIMAKMVLRELMDPSTFFKFKSFLTKGNDPSCLREFLLPTLYQNSPSGNIGLQMLDRQWGAGWNLLALLLATKPEERISCVDALRHPFLCGPKWRINPSANLIRWGLGSTAVRMAEDYIYGRHQRRRLSYFVELMEVLNPSLRTQNWLHLLPGRWRLLYCTGRHIGLTLRQPSPRVLISAVYLTVSSESVDQVFSLTSDVGFRIMPEPNWPHDKSGSEGVLSVTASARIAAGRIYINEHDSKEDMVTSSMRYLHGNKWRKFSQIKELPSSLPAVNIAMDEIHVSISCTSTMTVNSAQKALKEIRTQTPPEMFDLSKIVCGTYIDARLMILRGVNGSALLFTRANPMIDT; encoded by the exons ATGCCTCTCGCGGCGGCTGCCGCGGCCGTTGCCGCATGTCCTTCGCCGATCGGCCTCACCCGCTCTTTGTGCCGTATCGAGGCGCATCCGCGGCGCCGGCGGAGGTTCCGGTTGGAGGCAAATTCGTCGGCGTCTACGTCCGCTCCCGCGCCGACCGCGGCGGATGAGGGAGGCGGAGCGGGGTTGTGCCCTGTGGTCAGGTTCGACATGGCCGACTTCACCGTCGCCGACCGCGTCAGCGTCGGGCTCCATGGACGG TCGGATGAGATGATCTTCGAGGCCACGGTGTGCGATCCGAGCAG CGAGCTGTATGGGTCAACGGTGGTCCTGCGGCAGCTGAAGAGTTTGCAGGCGAAGCGCAGGGGGCGTCGCGCTCTCGAG GTGCTGAAGAAGCTGGCTCGTCGCCAAATGATGTACCACTCCTACGCACTTCAGGTCCATGGTTACATTGCTCCGTGCAATGCCGTGGAGGAGGAAGATGTCCCGTTAGTATTGGTTCATGGG TATCATGGGAGTCATTCCCTGCGTCACTGGTTGCAACTCTCAGATTGGATCCCAACCTTAGAGGCAACATTAGCGTTGGACGAAGAACAAGTGAGGAGGGTAGGAGATGACTCTGTTGGAGGACCAGCTGTAACTCGACAGCTGCGTCTTATCAGGATATTGATGAGAGACCTTTTGATTGGT GTAAATTATCTACATAGCCATGGGCTGGCACACACCGAGCTTAGGATAGAGAATGTTCACGTGAGCCCAATAGACAAGCATGTTAAA GGATCAGAAGGAATAAGTTGGGGGCCAAATCAGCAGTCTTTTCCGCTTGGAGATCAA gtCGGTATTCTTGGAAATGCTGCTGATTTTCAAGACAATGATCTTAGCAGCAGTACAATTGCAAGTAACAATGACAGGCGGAAAATGATGATAGCCTTTGACATGAG ATGTGTTGGCTTCATCATGGCAAAGATGGTTTTGAGAGAGCTAATGGATCCTTCGACTTTCTTTAAATTCAAATCATTCCTGACAAAG GGAAATGACCCATCCTGTTTGCGTGAGTTCCTACTACCAACCCTCTACCAAAATTCTCCATCTGGGAATATTGGTTTGCAG ATGCTAGATAGGCAGTGGGGTGCTGGTTGGAATCTTTTAGCCTTATTGCTGGCAACAAAACCAGAGGAAAGGATAAG TTGTGTTGATGCATTGCGACACCCGTTCCTTTGTGGGCCAAAATGGCGTATAAATCCGTCAGCAAATCTCATTCGGTGGGGCTTGGGATCAACTGCTGTCCGCATGGCTGAAGATTATATATATGGGCGTCATCAG CGTAGACGTTTATCATATTTTGTTGAATTGATGGAGGTTCTAAACCCTAGTTTAAGAACACAG AATTGGCTTCACCTCCTACCTGGTCGTTGGCGCCTCTTGTACTGCACTGGACGACACATTGGCCTAACACTTCGTCAGCCTTCCCCTAGAGTTCTCATCAGTGCTGTGTACCTTACAGTTAGTTCAGAGTCAGTCGATCAAGTCTTCTCTCTGACCTCAGATGTTGGTTTCAGAATTATGCCAGAACCCAATTGGCCTCACGACAAATCTGGCAGTGAGGGAGTTTTGTCTGTCACCGCATCAGCAAGGATAGCTGCTGGTAGGATTTATATTAACGAACATGACAGTAAAGAGGATATGGTCACATCTTCTATGAGATATCTTCATGGTAATAAATGGAGAAAATTCTCGCAAATAAAGGAGCTGCCATCTAGTCTCCCTGCAGTAAACATTGCTATGGATGAAATCCACGTATCGATAAGCTGCACCTCGACTATGACAGTTAATTCTGCACAAAAGGCGCTGAAAGAGATCCGTACACAAACCCCGCCGGAAATGTTCGATTTGTCAAAGATTGTTTGTGGGACATACATTGATGCGAGGTTGATGATTCTTCGTGGTGTTAACGGGTCGGCTCTGCTCTTCACTAGAGCAAATCCAATGATTGACACCTGA
- the LOC100281444 gene encoding protein kinase domain containing protein isoform X1: protein MPLAAAAAAVAACPSPIGLTRSLCRIEAHPRRRRRFRLEANSSASTSAPAPTAADEGGGAGLCPVVRFDMADFTVADRVSVGLHGRSDEMIFEATVCDPSSELYGSTVVLRQLKSLQAKRRGRRALEVLKKLARRQMMYHSYALQVHGYIAPCNAVEEEDVPLVLVHGVSIWDLVAVWSHFHASSWVLGYHGSHSLRHWLQLSDWIPTLEATLALDEEQVRRVGDDSVGGPAVTRQLRLIRILMRDLLIGVNYLHSHGLAHTELRIENVHVSPIDKHVKGSEGISWGPNQQSFPLGDQVGILGNAADFQDNDLSSSTIASNNDRRKMMIAFDMRCVGFIMAKMVLRELMDPSTFFKFKSFLTKGNDPSCLREFLLPTLYQNSPSGNIGLQMLDRQWGAGWNLLALLLATKPEERISCVDALRHPFLCGPKWRINPSANLIRWGLGSTAVRMAEDYIYGRHQRRRLSYFVELMEVLNPSLRTQNWLHLLPGRWRLLYCTGRHIGLTLRQPSPRVLISAVYLTVSSESVDQVFSLTSDVGFRIMPEPNWPHDKSGSEGVLSVTASARIAAGRIYINEHDSKEDMVTSSMRYLHGNKWRKFSQIKELPSSLPAVNIAMDEIHVSISCTSTMTVNSAQKALKEIRTQTPPEMFDLSKIVCGTYIDARLMILRGVNGSALLFTRANPMIDT, encoded by the exons ATGCCTCTCGCGGCGGCTGCCGCGGCCGTTGCCGCATGTCCTTCGCCGATCGGCCTCACCCGCTCTTTGTGCCGTATCGAGGCGCATCCGCGGCGCCGGCGGAGGTTCCGGTTGGAGGCAAATTCGTCGGCGTCTACGTCCGCTCCCGCGCCGACCGCGGCGGATGAGGGAGGCGGAGCGGGGTTGTGCCCTGTGGTCAGGTTCGACATGGCCGACTTCACCGTCGCCGACCGCGTCAGCGTCGGGCTCCATGGACGG TCGGATGAGATGATCTTCGAGGCCACGGTGTGCGATCCGAGCAG CGAGCTGTATGGGTCAACGGTGGTCCTGCGGCAGCTGAAGAGTTTGCAGGCGAAGCGCAGGGGGCGTCGCGCTCTCGAG GTGCTGAAGAAGCTGGCTCGTCGCCAAATGATGTACCACTCCTACGCACTTCAGGTCCATGGTTACATTGCTCCGTGCAATGCCGTGGAGGAGGAAGATGTCCCGTTAGTATTGGTTCATGGG GTTTCAATTTGGGATCTAGTTGCAGTTTGGAGCCATTTTCATGCCAGCTCATGGGTTTTAGGT TATCATGGGAGTCATTCCCTGCGTCACTGGTTGCAACTCTCAGATTGGATCCCAACCTTAGAGGCAACATTAGCGTTGGACGAAGAACAAGTGAGGAGGGTAGGAGATGACTCTGTTGGAGGACCAGCTGTAACTCGACAGCTGCGTCTTATCAGGATATTGATGAGAGACCTTTTGATTGGT GTAAATTATCTACATAGCCATGGGCTGGCACACACCGAGCTTAGGATAGAGAATGTTCACGTGAGCCCAATAGACAAGCATGTTAAA GGATCAGAAGGAATAAGTTGGGGGCCAAATCAGCAGTCTTTTCCGCTTGGAGATCAA gtCGGTATTCTTGGAAATGCTGCTGATTTTCAAGACAATGATCTTAGCAGCAGTACAATTGCAAGTAACAATGACAGGCGGAAAATGATGATAGCCTTTGACATGAG ATGTGTTGGCTTCATCATGGCAAAGATGGTTTTGAGAGAGCTAATGGATCCTTCGACTTTCTTTAAATTCAAATCATTCCTGACAAAG GGAAATGACCCATCCTGTTTGCGTGAGTTCCTACTACCAACCCTCTACCAAAATTCTCCATCTGGGAATATTGGTTTGCAG ATGCTAGATAGGCAGTGGGGTGCTGGTTGGAATCTTTTAGCCTTATTGCTGGCAACAAAACCAGAGGAAAGGATAAG TTGTGTTGATGCATTGCGACACCCGTTCCTTTGTGGGCCAAAATGGCGTATAAATCCGTCAGCAAATCTCATTCGGTGGGGCTTGGGATCAACTGCTGTCCGCATGGCTGAAGATTATATATATGGGCGTCATCAG CGTAGACGTTTATCATATTTTGTTGAATTGATGGAGGTTCTAAACCCTAGTTTAAGAACACAG AATTGGCTTCACCTCCTACCTGGTCGTTGGCGCCTCTTGTACTGCACTGGACGACACATTGGCCTAACACTTCGTCAGCCTTCCCCTAGAGTTCTCATCAGTGCTGTGTACCTTACAGTTAGTTCAGAGTCAGTCGATCAAGTCTTCTCTCTGACCTCAGATGTTGGTTTCAGAATTATGCCAGAACCCAATTGGCCTCACGACAAATCTGGCAGTGAGGGAGTTTTGTCTGTCACCGCATCAGCAAGGATAGCTGCTGGTAGGATTTATATTAACGAACATGACAGTAAAGAGGATATGGTCACATCTTCTATGAGATATCTTCATGGTAATAAATGGAGAAAATTCTCGCAAATAAAGGAGCTGCCATCTAGTCTCCCTGCAGTAAACATTGCTATGGATGAAATCCACGTATCGATAAGCTGCACCTCGACTATGACAGTTAATTCTGCACAAAAGGCGCTGAAAGAGATCCGTACACAAACCCCGCCGGAAATGTTCGATTTGTCAAAGATTGTTTGTGGGACATACATTGATGCGAGGTTGATGATTCTTCGTGGTGTTAACGGGTCGGCTCTGCTCTTCACTAGAGCAAATCCAATGATTGACACCTGA
- the LOC100281444 gene encoding protein kinase domain containing protein gives MPLAAAAAAVAACPSPIGLTRSLCRIEAHPRRRRRFRLEANSSASTSAPAPTAADEGGGAGLCPVVRFDMADFTVADRVSVGLHGRSDEMIFEATVCDPSSELYGSTVVLRQLKSLQAKRRGRRALEVLKKLARRQMMYHSYALQVHGYIAPCNAVEEEDVPLVLVHGYHGSHSLRHWLQLSDWIPTLEATLALDEEQVRRVGDDSVGGPAVTRQLRLIRILMRDLLIGVNYLHSHGLAHTELRIENVHVSPIDKHVKVGILGNAADFQDNDLSSSTIASNNDRRKMMIAFDMRCVGFIMAKMVLRELMDPSTFFKFKSFLTKGNDPSCLREFLLPTLYQNSPSGNIGLQMLDRQWGAGWNLLALLLATKPEERISCVDALRHPFLCGPKWRINPSANLIRWGLGSTAVRMAEDYIYGRHQRRRLSYFVELMEVLNPSLRTQNWLHLLPGRWRLLYCTGRHIGLTLRQPSPRVLISAVYLTVSSESVDQVFSLTSDVGFRIMPEPNWPHDKSGSEGVLSVTASARIAAGRIYINEHDSKEDMVTSSMRYLHGNKWRKFSQIKELPSSLPAVNIAMDEIHVSISCTSTMTVNSAQKALKEIRTQTPPEMFDLSKIVCGTYIDARLMILRGVNGSALLFTRANPMIDT, from the exons ATGCCTCTCGCGGCGGCTGCCGCGGCCGTTGCCGCATGTCCTTCGCCGATCGGCCTCACCCGCTCTTTGTGCCGTATCGAGGCGCATCCGCGGCGCCGGCGGAGGTTCCGGTTGGAGGCAAATTCGTCGGCGTCTACGTCCGCTCCCGCGCCGACCGCGGCGGATGAGGGAGGCGGAGCGGGGTTGTGCCCTGTGGTCAGGTTCGACATGGCCGACTTCACCGTCGCCGACCGCGTCAGCGTCGGGCTCCATGGACGG TCGGATGAGATGATCTTCGAGGCCACGGTGTGCGATCCGAGCAG CGAGCTGTATGGGTCAACGGTGGTCCTGCGGCAGCTGAAGAGTTTGCAGGCGAAGCGCAGGGGGCGTCGCGCTCTCGAG GTGCTGAAGAAGCTGGCTCGTCGCCAAATGATGTACCACTCCTACGCACTTCAGGTCCATGGTTACATTGCTCCGTGCAATGCCGTGGAGGAGGAAGATGTCCCGTTAGTATTGGTTCATGGG TATCATGGGAGTCATTCCCTGCGTCACTGGTTGCAACTCTCAGATTGGATCCCAACCTTAGAGGCAACATTAGCGTTGGACGAAGAACAAGTGAGGAGGGTAGGAGATGACTCTGTTGGAGGACCAGCTGTAACTCGACAGCTGCGTCTTATCAGGATATTGATGAGAGACCTTTTGATTGGT GTAAATTATCTACATAGCCATGGGCTGGCACACACCGAGCTTAGGATAGAGAATGTTCACGTGAGCCCAATAGACAAGCATGTTAAA gtCGGTATTCTTGGAAATGCTGCTGATTTTCAAGACAATGATCTTAGCAGCAGTACAATTGCAAGTAACAATGACAGGCGGAAAATGATGATAGCCTTTGACATGAG ATGTGTTGGCTTCATCATGGCAAAGATGGTTTTGAGAGAGCTAATGGATCCTTCGACTTTCTTTAAATTCAAATCATTCCTGACAAAG GGAAATGACCCATCCTGTTTGCGTGAGTTCCTACTACCAACCCTCTACCAAAATTCTCCATCTGGGAATATTGGTTTGCAG ATGCTAGATAGGCAGTGGGGTGCTGGTTGGAATCTTTTAGCCTTATTGCTGGCAACAAAACCAGAGGAAAGGATAAG TTGTGTTGATGCATTGCGACACCCGTTCCTTTGTGGGCCAAAATGGCGTATAAATCCGTCAGCAAATCTCATTCGGTGGGGCTTGGGATCAACTGCTGTCCGCATGGCTGAAGATTATATATATGGGCGTCATCAG CGTAGACGTTTATCATATTTTGTTGAATTGATGGAGGTTCTAAACCCTAGTTTAAGAACACAG AATTGGCTTCACCTCCTACCTGGTCGTTGGCGCCTCTTGTACTGCACTGGACGACACATTGGCCTAACACTTCGTCAGCCTTCCCCTAGAGTTCTCATCAGTGCTGTGTACCTTACAGTTAGTTCAGAGTCAGTCGATCAAGTCTTCTCTCTGACCTCAGATGTTGGTTTCAGAATTATGCCAGAACCCAATTGGCCTCACGACAAATCTGGCAGTGAGGGAGTTTTGTCTGTCACCGCATCAGCAAGGATAGCTGCTGGTAGGATTTATATTAACGAACATGACAGTAAAGAGGATATGGTCACATCTTCTATGAGATATCTTCATGGTAATAAATGGAGAAAATTCTCGCAAATAAAGGAGCTGCCATCTAGTCTCCCTGCAGTAAACATTGCTATGGATGAAATCCACGTATCGATAAGCTGCACCTCGACTATGACAGTTAATTCTGCACAAAAGGCGCTGAAAGAGATCCGTACACAAACCCCGCCGGAAATGTTCGATTTGTCAAAGATTGTTTGTGGGACATACATTGATGCGAGGTTGATGATTCTTCGTGGTGTTAACGGGTCGGCTCTGCTCTTCACTAGAGCAAATCCAATGATTGACACCTGA
- the LOC100281444 gene encoding protein kinase domain containing protein isoform X2 — protein MPLAAAAAAVAACPSPIGLTRSLCRIEAHPRRRRRFRLEANSSASTSAPAPTAADEGGGAGLCPVVRFDMADFTVADRVSVGLHGRSDEMIFEATVCDPSSELYGSTVVLRQLKSLQAKRRGRRALEVLKKLARRQMMYHSYALQVHGYIAPCNAVEEEDVPLVLVHGVSIWDLVAVWSHFHASSWVLGYHGSHSLRHWLQLSDWIPTLEATLALDEEQVRRVGDDSVGGPAVTRQLRLIRILMRDLLIGVNYLHSHGLAHTELRIENVHVSPIDKHVKVGILGNAADFQDNDLSSSTIASNNDRRKMMIAFDMRCVGFIMAKMVLRELMDPSTFFKFKSFLTKGNDPSCLREFLLPTLYQNSPSGNIGLQMLDRQWGAGWNLLALLLATKPEERISCVDALRHPFLCGPKWRINPSANLIRWGLGSTAVRMAEDYIYGRHQRRRLSYFVELMEVLNPSLRTQNWLHLLPGRWRLLYCTGRHIGLTLRQPSPRVLISAVYLTVSSESVDQVFSLTSDVGFRIMPEPNWPHDKSGSEGVLSVTASARIAAGRIYINEHDSKEDMVTSSMRYLHGNKWRKFSQIKELPSSLPAVNIAMDEIHVSISCTSTMTVNSAQKALKEIRTQTPPEMFDLSKIVCGTYIDARLMILRGVNGSALLFTRANPMIDT, from the exons ATGCCTCTCGCGGCGGCTGCCGCGGCCGTTGCCGCATGTCCTTCGCCGATCGGCCTCACCCGCTCTTTGTGCCGTATCGAGGCGCATCCGCGGCGCCGGCGGAGGTTCCGGTTGGAGGCAAATTCGTCGGCGTCTACGTCCGCTCCCGCGCCGACCGCGGCGGATGAGGGAGGCGGAGCGGGGTTGTGCCCTGTGGTCAGGTTCGACATGGCCGACTTCACCGTCGCCGACCGCGTCAGCGTCGGGCTCCATGGACGG TCGGATGAGATGATCTTCGAGGCCACGGTGTGCGATCCGAGCAG CGAGCTGTATGGGTCAACGGTGGTCCTGCGGCAGCTGAAGAGTTTGCAGGCGAAGCGCAGGGGGCGTCGCGCTCTCGAG GTGCTGAAGAAGCTGGCTCGTCGCCAAATGATGTACCACTCCTACGCACTTCAGGTCCATGGTTACATTGCTCCGTGCAATGCCGTGGAGGAGGAAGATGTCCCGTTAGTATTGGTTCATGGG GTTTCAATTTGGGATCTAGTTGCAGTTTGGAGCCATTTTCATGCCAGCTCATGGGTTTTAGGT TATCATGGGAGTCATTCCCTGCGTCACTGGTTGCAACTCTCAGATTGGATCCCAACCTTAGAGGCAACATTAGCGTTGGACGAAGAACAAGTGAGGAGGGTAGGAGATGACTCTGTTGGAGGACCAGCTGTAACTCGACAGCTGCGTCTTATCAGGATATTGATGAGAGACCTTTTGATTGGT GTAAATTATCTACATAGCCATGGGCTGGCACACACCGAGCTTAGGATAGAGAATGTTCACGTGAGCCCAATAGACAAGCATGTTAAA gtCGGTATTCTTGGAAATGCTGCTGATTTTCAAGACAATGATCTTAGCAGCAGTACAATTGCAAGTAACAATGACAGGCGGAAAATGATGATAGCCTTTGACATGAG ATGTGTTGGCTTCATCATGGCAAAGATGGTTTTGAGAGAGCTAATGGATCCTTCGACTTTCTTTAAATTCAAATCATTCCTGACAAAG GGAAATGACCCATCCTGTTTGCGTGAGTTCCTACTACCAACCCTCTACCAAAATTCTCCATCTGGGAATATTGGTTTGCAG ATGCTAGATAGGCAGTGGGGTGCTGGTTGGAATCTTTTAGCCTTATTGCTGGCAACAAAACCAGAGGAAAGGATAAG TTGTGTTGATGCATTGCGACACCCGTTCCTTTGTGGGCCAAAATGGCGTATAAATCCGTCAGCAAATCTCATTCGGTGGGGCTTGGGATCAACTGCTGTCCGCATGGCTGAAGATTATATATATGGGCGTCATCAG CGTAGACGTTTATCATATTTTGTTGAATTGATGGAGGTTCTAAACCCTAGTTTAAGAACACAG AATTGGCTTCACCTCCTACCTGGTCGTTGGCGCCTCTTGTACTGCACTGGACGACACATTGGCCTAACACTTCGTCAGCCTTCCCCTAGAGTTCTCATCAGTGCTGTGTACCTTACAGTTAGTTCAGAGTCAGTCGATCAAGTCTTCTCTCTGACCTCAGATGTTGGTTTCAGAATTATGCCAGAACCCAATTGGCCTCACGACAAATCTGGCAGTGAGGGAGTTTTGTCTGTCACCGCATCAGCAAGGATAGCTGCTGGTAGGATTTATATTAACGAACATGACAGTAAAGAGGATATGGTCACATCTTCTATGAGATATCTTCATGGTAATAAATGGAGAAAATTCTCGCAAATAAAGGAGCTGCCATCTAGTCTCCCTGCAGTAAACATTGCTATGGATGAAATCCACGTATCGATAAGCTGCACCTCGACTATGACAGTTAATTCTGCACAAAAGGCGCTGAAAGAGATCCGTACACAAACCCCGCCGGAAATGTTCGATTTGTCAAAGATTGTTTGTGGGACATACATTGATGCGAGGTTGATGATTCTTCGTGGTGTTAACGGGTCGGCTCTGCTCTTCACTAGAGCAAATCCAATGATTGACACCTGA